A DNA window from Oryzias latipes chromosome 5, ASM223467v1 contains the following coding sequences:
- the stx16 gene encoding syntaxin-16 isoform X4, whose translation MATRRLTDAFLLMRNNAIQNRNILAEQLADDRMALVSGISLDPEAAIGVTKKLPPKWVDGVDEIQYEITRIQQKMKDLALLHDKHMNRPTLDDSSEEEHAIEITTQEITQMFHRCQRAVTGLQSRCGHCTEQEERLLRNVVSSLAQSLQDLSTNFRHTQSSYLKRMKNREERSKHFFDSGPLMEEDEDLALYDKGFTDDQLMLVEQNTVLVEEREREIRQIVQSISDLNEIFRDLAGMVVEQGTVLDRIDFNVEQACVKTEDGLKQLQKAEQYQKKNRKMLVILILFVIVIVLIIILFGTKF comes from the exons ATGGCCACTCGGCGTCTGACAGATGCCTTCTTGTTAATGCGGAACAATGCAATCCAAAATCGGAACATATTGGCTGAGCAA tTGGCTGATGATCGGATGGCTCTGGTTTCCGGGATCAGTCTGGATCCTGAAGCTGCCATCGGAGTCACAAAAAAACTGCCCCCCAAATGGGTGGATGGTGTTGATGAG ATTCAGTATGAAATCACTCGGATTCAGCAGAAGATGAAGGACCTGGCTTTGCTCCATGATAAGCACATGAACCGTCCCACGCTAGACGACAGCAGTGAAGAGGAACACGCCATAGAAATAACGACTCAAGAGATCACACAG ATGTTCCATCGATGCCAGCGAGCAGTGACGGGCTTACAGTCCCGCTGTGGTCACTGCACTGAGCAGGAGGAGAGGCTCCTGAGGAACGTGGTGTCCTCTCTGGCTCAGAGCCTTCAGGACCTCTCCACCAACTTTAGACACACACAGTCCAGCTACCTAAAAC GTATGAAGAATCGTGAGGAGAGATCAAAGCACTTTTTTGACTCAGGACCTTTAATggaagaggatgaagatttAGCCCTTTATGACAag GGCTTCACAGACGATCAGTTGATGCTGGTGGAGCAGAACACGGTTCTGGTTGAAGAACGAGAGCGGGAGATTCGACAAATAGTTCAGTCCATCTCGGATCTGAATGAAATCTTCCGGGACCTGGCAGGAATGGTGGTGGAGCAG GGAACTGTTCTAGATAGAATTGACTTCAATGTGGAACAGGCTTGTGTTAAAACAGAGGATGGACTGAAACAGTTACAAAAG GCGGAACAGTAtcagaagaaaaacaggaagatgCTGGTCATTTTGATCCTTTTTGTCATAGTTATTGTTctaattattattctttttggAACAAAGTTTTAG
- the stx16 gene encoding syntaxin-16 isoform X3, protein MATRRLTDAFLLMRNNAIQNRNILAEQELDELADDRMALVSGISLDPEAAIGVTKKLPPKWVDGVDEIQYEITRIQQKMKDLALLHDKHMNRPTLDDSSEEEHAIEITTQEITQMFHRCQRAVTGLQSRCGHCTEQEERLLRNVVSSLAQSLQDLSTNFRHTQSSYLKRMKNREERSKHFFDSGPLMEEDEDLALYDKGFTDDQLMLVEQNTVLVEEREREIRQIVQSISDLNEIFRDLAGMVVEQGTVLDRIDFNVEQACVKTEDGLKQLQKAEQYQKKNRKMLVILILFVIVIVLIIILFGTKF, encoded by the exons ATGGCCACTCGGCGTCTGACAGATGCCTTCTTGTTAATGCGGAACAATGCAATCCAAAATCGGAACATATTGGCTGAGCAA GAGCTTGACGAG tTGGCTGATGATCGGATGGCTCTGGTTTCCGGGATCAGTCTGGATCCTGAAGCTGCCATCGGAGTCACAAAAAAACTGCCCCCCAAATGGGTGGATGGTGTTGATGAG ATTCAGTATGAAATCACTCGGATTCAGCAGAAGATGAAGGACCTGGCTTTGCTCCATGATAAGCACATGAACCGTCCCACGCTAGACGACAGCAGTGAAGAGGAACACGCCATAGAAATAACGACTCAAGAGATCACACAG ATGTTCCATCGATGCCAGCGAGCAGTGACGGGCTTACAGTCCCGCTGTGGTCACTGCACTGAGCAGGAGGAGAGGCTCCTGAGGAACGTGGTGTCCTCTCTGGCTCAGAGCCTTCAGGACCTCTCCACCAACTTTAGACACACACAGTCCAGCTACCTAAAAC GTATGAAGAATCGTGAGGAGAGATCAAAGCACTTTTTTGACTCAGGACCTTTAATggaagaggatgaagatttAGCCCTTTATGACAag GGCTTCACAGACGATCAGTTGATGCTGGTGGAGCAGAACACGGTTCTGGTTGAAGAACGAGAGCGGGAGATTCGACAAATAGTTCAGTCCATCTCGGATCTGAATGAAATCTTCCGGGACCTGGCAGGAATGGTGGTGGAGCAG GGAACTGTTCTAGATAGAATTGACTTCAATGTGGAACAGGCTTGTGTTAAAACAGAGGATGGACTGAAACAGTTACAAAAG GCGGAACAGTAtcagaagaaaaacaggaagatgCTGGTCATTTTGATCCTTTTTGTCATAGTTATTGTTctaattattattctttttggAACAAAGTTTTAG
- the stx16 gene encoding syntaxin-16 isoform X1 produces the protein MATRRLTDAFLLMRNNAIQNRNILAEQVSTYEPRLSTRSNAAELDELADDRMALVSGISLDPEAAIGVTKKLPPKWVDGVDEIQYEITRIQQKMKDLALLHDKHMNRPTLDDSSEEEHAIEITTQEITQMFHRCQRAVTGLQSRCGHCTEQEERLLRNVVSSLAQSLQDLSTNFRHTQSSYLKRMKNREERSKHFFDSGPLMEEDEDLALYDKGFTDDQLMLVEQNTVLVEEREREIRQIVQSISDLNEIFRDLAGMVVEQGTVLDRIDFNVEQACVKTEDGLKQLQKAEQYQKKNRKMLVILILFVIVIVLIIILFGTKF, from the exons ATGGCCACTCGGCGTCTGACAGATGCCTTCTTGTTAATGCGGAACAATGCAATCCAAAATCGGAACATATTGGCTGAGCAAGTGAGTACATACGAGCCCCGTCTGAGTACACGTAGCAATGCTGCG GAGCTTGACGAG tTGGCTGATGATCGGATGGCTCTGGTTTCCGGGATCAGTCTGGATCCTGAAGCTGCCATCGGAGTCACAAAAAAACTGCCCCCCAAATGGGTGGATGGTGTTGATGAG ATTCAGTATGAAATCACTCGGATTCAGCAGAAGATGAAGGACCTGGCTTTGCTCCATGATAAGCACATGAACCGTCCCACGCTAGACGACAGCAGTGAAGAGGAACACGCCATAGAAATAACGACTCAAGAGATCACACAG ATGTTCCATCGATGCCAGCGAGCAGTGACGGGCTTACAGTCCCGCTGTGGTCACTGCACTGAGCAGGAGGAGAGGCTCCTGAGGAACGTGGTGTCCTCTCTGGCTCAGAGCCTTCAGGACCTCTCCACCAACTTTAGACACACACAGTCCAGCTACCTAAAAC GTATGAAGAATCGTGAGGAGAGATCAAAGCACTTTTTTGACTCAGGACCTTTAATggaagaggatgaagatttAGCCCTTTATGACAag GGCTTCACAGACGATCAGTTGATGCTGGTGGAGCAGAACACGGTTCTGGTTGAAGAACGAGAGCGGGAGATTCGACAAATAGTTCAGTCCATCTCGGATCTGAATGAAATCTTCCGGGACCTGGCAGGAATGGTGGTGGAGCAG GGAACTGTTCTAGATAGAATTGACTTCAATGTGGAACAGGCTTGTGTTAAAACAGAGGATGGACTGAAACAGTTACAAAAG GCGGAACAGTAtcagaagaaaaacaggaagatgCTGGTCATTTTGATCCTTTTTGTCATAGTTATTGTTctaattattattctttttggAACAAAGTTTTAG
- the LOC101165301 gene encoding diacylglycerol kinase beta, translating into MAGSGDTEGSLTPVVFIQLQQYMEESSMRVKDVIKDFRPGGRLSEYNTGEYINAKGFRLFLETYLEHKNFPEDFCERLFRYFQHAEQNGSNKTVMPKEGRVYLRDVSCYFSVLEEAQPREKLEFTFKLYDADGNGLLDSSEVDRIITQMMRAADYLGWDVTELRPVLKDMMTAIDVDSSGTVTLEEWVKGGMNNVPLLVLLGLKMIEKDGQHMWRMKHFNKPTYCSQCENMLLGLGKQGLCCICCSYTVHNQCANKKLETCPPTFVKSKQEIGKSSHGWIKVDCNNSKCEVCSKKIKNLTGKRCVWCQEMRHEACVLPGIPRCGCGPLKDHILPPWAIYAVSKEEDSCLLNVTPDGHILQIAQIPDTHPLLVFVNPKSGGKQGERVLRKFQGLLNPRQVYNLSNGGPTPGLHFFRTLTQYRILVCGGDGTVGWLLDAIDRANLQVHPPVAVLPLGTGNDLARCLRWGGGYEGTDLREILKEIEKSEVIPVDRWSVRVIPNDPQEAGDPVPQEIINNYFSIGVDASIAHRFHSMREKHPQRFNSRMKNKLWYFEFATSETISASCKKLNESLVIECCGKRLDLSRVALEGIAILNIPSMHGGSNLWGESKKPDSVSEVGRGEVITDPEHLKTVTQDMSDKRFEVVGLEGAMEMGQIYTGLKSAGHRLAQASQITIRTTKALPMQIDGEPWMQPPCTIHITHKNQANMLMAQPTKPSGFFHLK; encoded by the exons ATGGCCGGTTCTGGGGATACAGAGGGATCTTTAACTCCCGTGGTTTTCATCCAGCTTCAGCAATACATGGAAG AAAGCAGTATGAGAGTTAAAGATGTGATCAAGGATTTTCGTCCAGGAGGTCGTCTGTCTGAGTACAATACTGGAGAG TACATTAATGCCAAAGGCTTCCGTCTCTTCCTCGAGACCTACCTGGAGCATAAAAACTTCCCTGAAGACTTCTGTGAGCGACTTTTTCGCTATTTTCAGCACGCGGAGCAGAATGGCTCCAACAAGACTGTGATGCCCAAAGAAG GTAGAGTGTATCTGCGCGACGTGTCCTGTTACTTTTCTGTGCTGGAGGAAGCACAGCCACGAGAGAAGCTTGAAT TTACGTTCAAACTCTACGATGCAGATGGGAATGGGCTCTTGGACAGCTCT GAAGTGGATCGTATAATCACCCAGATGATGAGGGCTGCAGATTACCTGGGTTGGGATGTGACTGAGCTCAGACCA GTGCTGAAAGACATGATGACTGCCATCGATGTGGACAGCAGTGGGACTGTCACTCTGGAGGAATGGGTGAAAGGAGGCATGAACAATGTACCGTTACTTGTGCTGCTGGGTTTAAAG ATGATTGAGAAGGATGGGCAGCACATGTGGAGGATGAAGCATTTTAACAAACCAACCTACTGTAGCCAGTGTGAAAACATGCTGCTTGGCCTCGGGAAGCAAGGACTCTGCTGCATCT GCTGCTCCTATACTGTCCACAACCAGTGTGCCAACAAGAAATTAGAGACCTGCCCTCCTACTTTTGTCAAATCCAAGCAGGAAATTGGC AAATCCTCTCATGGCTGGATCAAAGTTGACTGCAACAACAGCAAGTGTGAGGTTTGCTCCAAGAAGATTAAAAATCTAACTGGGAAACGTTGCGTGTGGTGCCAGGAGATG CGTCACGAGGCCTGTGTTTTGCCAGGCATACCAAGATGTGGTTGTGGGCCACTGAAAGACCACATTCTGCCTCCGTGGGCCATTTATGCTGTCTCAAAG gaggaggacagCTGCCTGTTGAACGTCACTCCTGATGGCCACATCCTGCAG attGCTCAAATTCCTGACACACATCCTCTGTTGGTGTTTGTGAACCCTAAAAGTGGAGGAAAGCAGGGTGAAAG AGTGCTTAGAAAGTTTCAGGGACTTCTAAACCCTCGTCAAGTTTACAACCTGTCCAATGGAGGTCCAACCCCCGG GCTGCACTTTTTCCGCACTTTGACTCAGTACAGGATCCTGGTGTGTGGAGGGGATGGCACAGTTGGGTGGCTCCTGGATGCCATAG ACAGAGCAAACCTGCAGGTTCATCCTCCGGTGGCCGTTCTCCCTCTGGGAACAGGCAATGACCTGGCTCGCTGTTTACGCTGGGGAGGAG GCTATGAGGGCACTGACCTGAGAGAAATCCTGAAGGAGATCGAGAAAAGCGAGGTGATTCCTGTTGATCGCTGGAGCGTCCGGGTCATACCAAACGACCCTCAAGAGGCAGGAGATCCTGTACCCCAAGAAATTATTAACAACTACTTCTCCATTGGCGTT GATGCCTCTATAGCTCATCGTTTTCACTCCATGAGAGAGAAACATCCTCAGAGGTTTAACAGCAG GATGAAGAACAAACTGTGGTATTTTGAGTTTGCCACTTCTGAGACCATTTCTGCTTCCTGCAAGAAGCTCAACGAGAGTCTCGTAATCGAG TGCTGCGGAAAGCGTTTGGACCTGAGCAGGGTGGCCTTAGAGGGTATAGCCATTCTCAACATACCCAGCATGCATGGGGGCTCCAACCTTTGGGGAGAATCTAAGAAACCGGATAGTGTGTCAGAGGTCGGGCGTGGCGAGGTCATAACTGACCCAGAACACCTTAAAACCGTCACACAAG ATATGAGCGACAAGCGTTTCGAAGTAGTGGGTCTGGAAGGCGCCATGGAAATGGGGCAGATCTACACTGGACTGAAGAGTGCGGGCCACAGACTGGCACAGGCCTCCCAGATTACCATCAG AACAACCAAAGCTTTGCCCATGCAGATTGATGGGGAACCCTGGATGCAGCCTCCTTGTACA ATCCACATAACTCACAAGAACCAAGCTAACATGCTAATGGCTCAACCAACCAAACCATCAGGCTTCTTTCACCTGAAGTGA
- the LOC101165550 gene encoding probable nuclear hormone receptor HR38, which translates to MPCAQTQHASLPHDIFFSSELVNPDLSPKLVMEDKGQRGQLSTSSLPSINTLVGNGYAGQFDAYSCKVTTAPAATTVSLSHPAAADSSSPHMQNQPFKLDDLPVYGCYPGSFALSCLDETLSSCGSEFYATVSSPTQGFQTESAPVWDSPFSPFPSAPPCSVDKAAMPQQLSFLTFSPAPEQHSTLGHHQDSFPGPDDPFFLSSRQHVYPLHCLHTSLENGPRESPRMVEAVMMSPKTPNSGTNEGHCAVCGDNASCQHYGVRTCEGCKGFFKRTVQKNAKYVCLANKDCPVDKRRRNRCQFCRFQKCLAVGMVKEVVRTDNLKGRRGRLPSKPKSMIEASSTIPNVNIIASLVKAHLDSNPSAGKLNYSRYQEKTNHLKEKEDAGDIQQFYELLTGALDVIRKWSQAIPGFTDFCEEDQELLLESAFVELFILRLAYRSNPEKDKLVFCNGVVLHRQQCAHSFGDWIDSIMEFSQSLHRMNLDLSLFACLAALVIITDRHGLKEPRRIEDFQSNLISCLREHMRLAAHLLPKTGRSGPSSTDSGEDLYGYSAILKKKDKKGGEEKMPAIIEKTPQWNEVSVWYN; encoded by the exons ATGCCCTGTGCACAAACCCAGCATGCATCCCTGCCCCATGACATCTTCTTTAGCTCTGAGCTTGTGAATCCTGATCTCAGTCCAAAACTAGTGATGGAAGATAAAGGCCAGAGGGGCCAGCTCTCTACATCCTCCCTGCCAAGCATCAACACTTTAGTGGGAAACGGCTATGCTGGGCAGTTTGATGCCTACTCCTGCAAGGTTACCACTGCCCCTGCTGCGACTACAGTTTCTTTAAGCCACCCAGCAGCTGCTGATAGCTCTAGTCCACACATGCAGAACCAACCCTTCAAGCTGGATGATCTCCCGGTGTATGGCTGTTACCCAGGATCTTTTGCACTTAGCTGCCTTGATGAAACACTCTCATCATGCGGCTCAGAATTCTATGCCACTGTTTCCTCTCCAACCCAGGGATTTCAGACAGAGTCTGCACCTGTCTGGGATTCCCCTTTTAGCCCTTTCCCCTCAGCTCCTCCATGCTCAGTGGACAAGGCTGCCATGCCACAGCAACTCTCCTTTTTGACCTTCAGCCCCGCACCAGAACAGCACTCCACTTTGGGCCACCACCAGGATTCTTTTCCTGGTCCGGATGACCCTTTCTTCCTGTCTTCTCGGCAGCACGTGTATCCCCTTCACTGCCTCCACACGTCTCTGGAAAACGGACCTAGGGAAAGCCCCAGAATGGTGGAGGCGGTAATGATGTCTCCTAAAACCCCAAACTCAGGCACCAATGAAGGCCACTGTGCAGTTTGTGGTGACAATGCATCCTGTCAGCACTACGGAGTCCGCACCTGTGAAGGATGCAAAGGTTTCTtcaag CGAActgttcagaaaaatgctaaatatgTGTGCCTTGCCAATAAAGACTGTCCAGTGGACAAGAGGAGGAGAAACCGATGCCAATTCTGCCGGTTCCAGAAATGTCTCGCTGTGGGAATGGTCAAAGAAG TTGTCCGCACAGACAACCTTAAAGGTCGTAGAGGACGCCTGCCTTCCAAGCCAAAGAGTATGATTGAGGCTTCATCCACGATCCCCAATGTCAACATCATTGCCTCTCTTGTAAAGGCTCATTTAGACTCAAATCCAAGTGCAGGAAAGCTAAACTACTCCAGG TACCAGGAGAAAACCAATCATTTGAAGGAAAAGGAAGATGCTGGTGATATCCAGCAGTTCTATGAGCTGCTCACTGGTGCCTTGGATGTTATAAGAAAGTGGTCTCAAGCCATCCCAGGGTTCACAGACTTCTGCGAGGAGGATCAGGAGCTCCTCCTTGAATCTGCATTCGTGGAGCTCTTCATCCTCCGTCTGGCTTATAG GTCAAATCCAGAGAAGGATAAGCTTGTCTTCTGCAACGGTGTGGTCCTCCATCGACAGCAGTGTGCCCACAGCTTTGGAGACTGGATTGACTCGATCATGGAGTTTTCACAGAGCCTTCACCGGATGAATTTGGACCTCTCCTTGTTTGCCTGTCTTGCAGCGCTTGTGATCATCACCG ATCGCCACGGCCTCAAGGAGCCAAGACGCATTGAGGACTTCCAAAGTAATCTCATCAGCTGTTTAAGGGAACATATGA GGCTTGCAGCGCATCTTCTACCTAAAACTGGAAGATCTGGTCCCTCCTCCACCGATAGTGGAGAAGATCTTTATGGATACTCTgccattctgaaaaaaaaagacaaaaaaggaggTGAAGAGAAAATGCCTGCT
- the stx16 gene encoding syntaxin-16 isoform X2 yields MATRRLTDAFLLMRNNAIQNRNILAEQVSTYEPRLSTRSNAALADDRMALVSGISLDPEAAIGVTKKLPPKWVDGVDEIQYEITRIQQKMKDLALLHDKHMNRPTLDDSSEEEHAIEITTQEITQMFHRCQRAVTGLQSRCGHCTEQEERLLRNVVSSLAQSLQDLSTNFRHTQSSYLKRMKNREERSKHFFDSGPLMEEDEDLALYDKGFTDDQLMLVEQNTVLVEEREREIRQIVQSISDLNEIFRDLAGMVVEQGTVLDRIDFNVEQACVKTEDGLKQLQKAEQYQKKNRKMLVILILFVIVIVLIIILFGTKF; encoded by the exons ATGGCCACTCGGCGTCTGACAGATGCCTTCTTGTTAATGCGGAACAATGCAATCCAAAATCGGAACATATTGGCTGAGCAAGTGAGTACATACGAGCCCCGTCTGAGTACACGTAGCAATGCTGCG tTGGCTGATGATCGGATGGCTCTGGTTTCCGGGATCAGTCTGGATCCTGAAGCTGCCATCGGAGTCACAAAAAAACTGCCCCCCAAATGGGTGGATGGTGTTGATGAG ATTCAGTATGAAATCACTCGGATTCAGCAGAAGATGAAGGACCTGGCTTTGCTCCATGATAAGCACATGAACCGTCCCACGCTAGACGACAGCAGTGAAGAGGAACACGCCATAGAAATAACGACTCAAGAGATCACACAG ATGTTCCATCGATGCCAGCGAGCAGTGACGGGCTTACAGTCCCGCTGTGGTCACTGCACTGAGCAGGAGGAGAGGCTCCTGAGGAACGTGGTGTCCTCTCTGGCTCAGAGCCTTCAGGACCTCTCCACCAACTTTAGACACACACAGTCCAGCTACCTAAAAC GTATGAAGAATCGTGAGGAGAGATCAAAGCACTTTTTTGACTCAGGACCTTTAATggaagaggatgaagatttAGCCCTTTATGACAag GGCTTCACAGACGATCAGTTGATGCTGGTGGAGCAGAACACGGTTCTGGTTGAAGAACGAGAGCGGGAGATTCGACAAATAGTTCAGTCCATCTCGGATCTGAATGAAATCTTCCGGGACCTGGCAGGAATGGTGGTGGAGCAG GGAACTGTTCTAGATAGAATTGACTTCAATGTGGAACAGGCTTGTGTTAAAACAGAGGATGGACTGAAACAGTTACAAAAG GCGGAACAGTAtcagaagaaaaacaggaagatgCTGGTCATTTTGATCCTTTTTGTCATAGTTATTGTTctaattattattctttttggAACAAAGTTTTAG